CAGCAAGACCGATGACGAGTTCGGCATGCTCATCAAAAGCTTATTTGCTGATAAAGGGCTGTCCTTTAGTGATGTGGAGGGAATCATTATCTCCTCCGTTGTTCCGCCGCTTATGTTTCCGCTAGAGAAGATGTGTCAGAAGTATTTCGATATTAAGCCGATGGTGATCGGGCCTGGATTAAAAACCGGACTAAACATCAAAGCAGATAATCCTCGTGAGATCGGCGCAGACCGCATCGTTAATGCTGTAGCTGCCATTCATCATTATGGTACGCCTCTGCTTGTTGTGGATTTTGGGACAGCAACTACCTTCTGCTTTATTGATGAGGAGGGAGGCTATCATGGTGGTGCTATTGCACCGGGAATTAGCATTTCTACGGAAGCATTGTACAGCCGTGCTGCTAAGCTTCCCCGTATCGAGTTGATGAAGCCG
This genomic interval from Aneurinibacillus sp. REN35 contains the following:
- a CDS encoding type III pantothenate kinase; this translates as MLFVIDVGNTNIVLGVYEGDALKHNWRISTDRSKTDDEFGMLIKSLFADKGLSFSDVEGIIISSVVPPLMFPLEKMCQKYFDIKPMVIGPGLKTGLNIKADNPREIGADRIVNAVAAIHHYGTPLLVVDFGTATTFCFIDEEGGYHGGAIAPGISISTEALYSRAAKLPRIELMKPPSVIGRNTIHAMQSGIIYGFVGQVDELVRRMKAEVAKQPTVIATGGLAELIGSESSEIDIVDPWLTVKGLRLIYNRNKK